A window of Fictibacillus halophilus contains these coding sequences:
- a CDS encoding VOC family protein, translating into MSEKVTSISAVQSHINNVFVHVTDLKKSVEWYGDLLGITIDLSEVQSPVHNIPVTGQTGLSLDDHTFDPSFHRSPGSGPMFNLFAPDIDAAYKELQGKNMKVIREIEWHGEVAWFNVEDPDGNVIMICNC; encoded by the coding sequence ATGAGTGAGAAAGTAACGAGTATCTCTGCTGTTCAAAGCCACATCAACAATGTATTCGTGCATGTAACTGATCTAAAAAAATCTGTAGAATGGTATGGTGATCTATTGGGGATAACGATAGATTTAAGTGAAGTGCAATCACCTGTACATAACATTCCAGTAACAGGACAAACAGGATTATCACTAGATGATCATACGTTTGACCCTTCTTTCCACCGATCACCTGGTTCTGGTCCTATGTTTAATCTATTTGCACCAGATATTGATGCAGCTTACAAAGAGCTACAAGGAAAAAACATGAAAGTCATTCGAGAGATTGAGTGGCACGGTGAAGTAGCTTGGTTTAACGTGGAAGATCCAGATGGAAACGTGATAATGATTTGTAATTGCTAG
- a CDS encoding gamma-glutamylcyclotransferase family protein: MKKHLVFVYGTLRKGGSNAHFLQNAKCIEHGCYTEGQLYDTGLGYPALVPEKDKWVTGELYEVSTCELEQLDELEDFVENRADNLYDRVRIKVNTTNVIEEAFVYVMRIKKSHYVSIVENDWLKYLNK, from the coding sequence ATGAAAAAACATCTTGTGTTTGTTTATGGCACGCTTCGAAAAGGTGGAAGTAATGCTCATTTTTTGCAGAATGCAAAATGCATAGAACATGGATGTTACACAGAGGGACAGCTGTATGATACAGGTTTAGGTTACCCAGCATTAGTTCCAGAGAAAGATAAATGGGTAACAGGTGAGTTATATGAAGTATCAACATGCGAACTTGAACAATTAGACGAACTTGAAGATTTTGTGGAAAACAGAGCAGATAATTTATATGATCGTGTCCGTATTAAGGTTAACACTACAAATGTTATAGAAGAAGCTTTCGTGTATGTGATGAGAATCAAAAAAAGTCACTACGTATCGATCGTTGAGAATGATTGGCTGAAATATCTCAATAAATAA
- a CDS encoding VanW family protein — MLQVWLAGLLLLSTTVEQNAEKLIVNQEGQKLAEVSRKQFEGSIPGFPMIDDTKYNQFVDLLEKRSYKAPVNAKLNDYGGIIPGQVGYKLNRKIFKEKFYTYFFENGSQKIDVPEMNIYPKVDTEVLAHIKNQQIGQYVTYFNSNNKSRTTNIELAAKALDSHVVFPNETFSFNQVVGRRTTAKGYMRAPIIVRGELSEGIGGGICQVSSTLFNAVDRAGLKIVQRYSHSKRVPYVPSGRDATVSWYGPDFQFQNKYNQPILIRAKRYGGSLVIKLYSSEILDQRTRKVPNAPTHIPEEIQTEQNVHLSNPN, encoded by the coding sequence ATGTTGCAAGTATGGTTAGCTGGACTTCTTCTATTATCAACAACTGTTGAACAAAACGCTGAAAAGTTAATCGTGAATCAGGAAGGGCAAAAGCTTGCAGAAGTAAGCCGGAAACAGTTCGAAGGTTCAATTCCTGGATTTCCAATGATCGATGACACAAAATATAATCAGTTCGTTGATTTGCTCGAAAAAAGATCATATAAAGCACCTGTTAACGCTAAATTAAATGATTATGGAGGTATTATACCCGGACAAGTTGGTTATAAATTAAATCGAAAAATATTTAAAGAAAAGTTTTACACGTATTTTTTTGAAAATGGATCTCAAAAAATAGATGTGCCTGAAATGAATATCTACCCAAAAGTAGATACAGAAGTATTAGCTCATATTAAGAACCAGCAAATTGGGCAATATGTTACATACTTTAATTCAAATAATAAGAGTCGAACAACAAATATTGAACTTGCCGCAAAAGCTCTTGATAGTCATGTTGTTTTTCCTAATGAGACATTTTCATTCAACCAAGTCGTAGGCAGAAGAACGACCGCAAAAGGTTACATGCGTGCACCGATCATCGTGAGAGGTGAATTGTCTGAAGGAATTGGTGGAGGAATATGCCAAGTATCCTCAACGTTGTTTAATGCTGTAGATCGGGCAGGACTAAAAATCGTTCAACGCTATTCGCACAGCAAACGTGTACCTTACGTACCATCAGGCAGAGATGCTACCGTCAGTTGGTATGGACCAGATTTTCAATTTCAAAACAAATACAATCAGCCTATACTAATTCGTGCAAAACGTTATGGAGGGAGTTTAGTCATCAAACTTTATTCCTCTGAAATACTTGATCAAAGAACTCGAAAAGTACCGAACGCACCAACTCATATACCTGAAGAAATACAAACGGAACAGAATGTGCATCTTTCTAACCCTAACTAA
- a CDS encoding sugar phosphate isomerase/epimerase family protein, whose translation MRKIGLQLYSIQKEAEKNLLGTLEKVKSIGYDSVQFAGLFGISAKEVKKVLNENALTVAGAHIPLQQFSGDAFKKQMEDQLILENDLMIMPYLTEHERRSIDDYKRVADVLNEAGLRSKEYGIRVAYHNHDFEFYELDGKMPFDLLFQETDADLVKMELDTYWAKYAGFEPEELLNKYRFRCVSLHLKDMVEKNGQKQSTIAGTGILDIGSFLKLADEQKVDYCVVEQEHFEGDLLAEVEKGVQNVKALL comes from the coding sequence ATGAGAAAAATTGGATTGCAACTATACTCCATACAAAAAGAGGCTGAAAAGAATTTACTAGGTACATTGGAAAAAGTAAAAAGCATTGGATATGACAGTGTACAATTTGCTGGATTGTTTGGAATATCTGCTAAAGAAGTAAAAAAGGTATTGAATGAAAATGCTTTAACGGTTGCTGGAGCTCATATTCCACTTCAGCAATTTTCTGGAGATGCATTTAAAAAGCAAATGGAAGATCAACTTATCTTAGAGAATGATTTAATGATCATGCCATACTTAACGGAACATGAAAGAAGATCGATCGACGATTACAAGCGTGTAGCAGACGTGTTGAACGAAGCCGGATTAAGAAGCAAAGAGTATGGAATCCGCGTTGCTTATCATAATCATGATTTCGAATTTTACGAGCTTGATGGTAAGATGCCGTTCGATTTGCTCTTTCAAGAAACAGACGCTGATCTAGTGAAGATGGAACTCGATACGTATTGGGCAAAATATGCTGGGTTTGAGCCTGAAGAGCTTCTTAATAAGTATCGCTTCCGTTGTGTATCCCTTCACCTCAAAGATATGGTAGAGAAAAATGGTCAAAAACAGAGTACGATCGCTGGAACGGGAATTCTTGATATCGGTAGTTTCTTAAAATTAGCAGATGAACAGAAAGTAGATTATTGCGTGGTCGAGCAAGAACATTTTGAAGGAGATCTTCTTGCAGAAGTAGAAAAAGGTGTGCAGAACGTTAAAGCACTTTTATAG
- a CDS encoding alpha/beta hydrolase — MLQEFKVAIKQLGGIERQIRVCLPFDYKDSHEHYPVLYMHDGQNLFNDEDASYGVSWGLGDYLKTSKTPLIIVGIDCNHEGFERFNEYAPWENPTVGPDLLKFEGVYGGKGAAYIEFILHTLKPLIDETYRTKPDETLMAGSSMGGLISTYAACRYPHIFSRVASLSSAFWFNQTEIESLIKESDLSGLKRFYMDIGTDEDTSKVDAAHYIRSSEEVYEVFKSKSLDVKFEIIKGGKHHETAWRERMPEIIDYLMK, encoded by the coding sequence ATGTTACAAGAATTTAAAGTAGCTATTAAACAATTGGGGGGAATAGAAAGGCAGATTCGAGTGTGTTTGCCTTTTGATTATAAGGACAGCCATGAGCATTACCCTGTACTGTATATGCATGATGGTCAAAATCTGTTTAATGATGAAGACGCTAGCTACGGTGTTTCATGGGGATTAGGTGATTATCTAAAGACGAGTAAAACGCCTCTTATTATTGTAGGTATTGACTGTAATCATGAAGGCTTCGAGCGTTTTAATGAATACGCACCTTGGGAAAATCCGACAGTGGGACCTGACCTTCTGAAATTTGAAGGGGTTTATGGAGGAAAAGGAGCAGCATACATTGAGTTCATTCTACACACGTTAAAGCCGTTGATTGATGAAACATACAGAACGAAGCCTGATGAAACTTTAATGGCAGGCAGCTCGATGGGTGGTCTGATCTCCACGTATGCAGCTTGTCGCTACCCTCATATATTCAGCAGAGTAGCAAGTCTATCTTCAGCTTTTTGGTTCAATCAAACAGAGATTGAGAGTTTGATTAAAGAAAGTGATCTGAGCGGACTTAAAAGATTTTATATGGATATCGGTACTGATGAGGACACATCAAAAGTGGATGCTGCTCATTACATCCGTTCCTCTGAAGAGGTTTATGAAGTCTTTAAGAGTAAGAGCCTCGACGTTAAATTTGAAATAATCAAAGGCGGAAAACATCATGAGACAGCTTGGCGTGAAAGGATGCCTGAAATCATTGATTATCTGATGAAGTAA
- a CDS encoding GNAT family N-acetyltransferase: MITFERMDNKQYKDYLKFMLPDYICDTAEHYNLDTELATEKAEKQMEQLLPDEEKTEGQHLFQIKSENELAGYLWFHVSKEEKKAFLYHIYVLDAFRKRGIAQAALRFFENESKDEGADYVGLHVFGSNENAIALYTKLGYKQASISMNKVL, encoded by the coding sequence TTGATTACATTTGAAAGAATGGACAACAAGCAGTATAAAGATTATTTAAAGTTTATGTTGCCTGATTATATTTGTGATACAGCTGAACATTATAACCTAGATACTGAGCTTGCTACTGAAAAAGCAGAGAAACAAATGGAACAACTGCTCCCAGATGAGGAAAAAACAGAAGGACAGCATTTGTTTCAAATTAAAAGCGAAAATGAACTAGCAGGTTACCTTTGGTTTCATGTTTCAAAAGAAGAGAAGAAAGCTTTTCTTTATCATATTTACGTGCTGGATGCATTCCGTAAGCGAGGGATTGCTCAAGCCGCTCTTCGCTTTTTTGAGAATGAATCAAAAGATGAAGGAGCTGACTATGTTGGTCTTCATGTATTTGGTTCGAACGAAAACGCAATTGCTCTATATACAAAGCTAGGCTATAAACAAGCATCCATATCGATGAACAAAGTTTTGTAA
- a CDS encoding MDR family MFS transporter translates to MVHKETNLKLVVAGLLLGILMAAMDNTIVATAMGTIVADLGGFDKFVWVTGSYMVAVMAGMPIYGKLSDMYGRKRFFIFGLIVFLIGSALCGLAQNMEQLIAFRALQGIGGGALMPIAFTIVFDIFPPEKRGKMTGLLGAVFGTSSVLGPLLGAFITDAISWHWVFYINVPIGAASFYLIFRYYKETLEHREQKIDWWGAITLVIAVVSLMFALELGGKTYAWDSTQIVALFTIFTVFFIVFFAVEQKASEPIISFWMFKKRLFATSQILGFLYGGTFIILAVFIPIFVQAVYGGSATSAGLILTPMMLGSVAGSMIGGIFQTKTSFRNLMIVSVISYFTGMYMLSGMTPDTSRMMLTIFMVTVGFGMGFSFSLLPAATINKMEFRYRGSANSTNAFLRSLGMTLGVTIFGALQNRIFYEKVSENLKGFAGQGAGAFKDIDPQKVFQAGERSKIPPEVLDGITASMSASITTVFTYALIPIAISAVVILFMGNERVETSKQNIKSK, encoded by the coding sequence ATGGTGCATAAAGAAACAAATTTAAAGTTAGTAGTGGCTGGATTATTGCTGGGTATTCTAATGGCCGCGATGGACAATACCATTGTTGCTACGGCGATGGGGACAATTGTAGCGGACCTTGGTGGTTTTGATAAATTCGTTTGGGTTACGGGTTCTTATATGGTCGCAGTAATGGCAGGGATGCCTATTTACGGTAAGCTGTCTGACATGTATGGTAGAAAACGATTCTTCATTTTTGGCCTTATCGTTTTCCTTATCGGCTCTGCTCTTTGCGGTCTTGCTCAAAATATGGAACAGCTGATAGCGTTTAGAGCGCTTCAAGGTATAGGCGGTGGAGCATTGATGCCTATTGCCTTTACGATTGTTTTTGATATTTTCCCTCCAGAAAAGAGAGGGAAGATGACAGGGTTGCTCGGAGCTGTATTCGGTACTTCAAGTGTTCTCGGACCTTTACTTGGAGCATTCATTACAGATGCGATCAGCTGGCATTGGGTGTTTTATATTAACGTCCCAATTGGTGCAGCTTCCTTCTACTTGATCTTCCGTTATTATAAAGAAACACTCGAACACCGTGAACAAAAGATTGACTGGTGGGGTGCCATCACACTTGTGATCGCCGTAGTTAGTTTGATGTTTGCCCTTGAACTTGGTGGAAAGACATATGCGTGGGATTCAACTCAAATCGTAGCTTTGTTTACAATATTCACCGTCTTTTTCATTGTGTTCTTTGCAGTCGAACAAAAAGCATCTGAACCGATTATTTCATTTTGGATGTTTAAGAAGAGGCTTTTTGCTACTTCTCAAATTCTAGGTTTTCTCTACGGCGGAACATTCATTATTTTAGCCGTATTTATTCCCATCTTCGTTCAAGCGGTTTATGGAGGCTCTGCAACTAGTGCAGGATTAATTCTTACACCCATGATGTTAGGATCTGTTGCTGGAAGTATGATTGGTGGTATCTTTCAAACCAAAACAAGCTTCCGTAATCTCATGATTGTATCCGTGATTTCTTATTTCACAGGCATGTATATGTTAAGTGGTATGACACCAGATACTTCTAGAATGATGCTTACAATTTTTATGGTGACTGTGGGATTTGGTATGGGCTTCTCGTTCTCCTTATTACCTGCAGCGACTATCAACAAGATGGAGTTTCGTTATAGAGGTTCAGCCAACTCTACGAATGCCTTTTTACGATCATTAGGTATGACTCTAGGTGTAACCATTTTTGGAGCACTTCAAAATCGAATTTTTTATGAGAAAGTAAGTGAGAATTTAAAAGGCTTTGCAGGTCAAGGTGCTGGAGCATTTAAAGATATTGATCCACAAAAAGTATTTCAGGCAGGGGAGCGATCTAAAATACCTCCTGAAGTTTTAGATGGAATAACAGCCTCTATGTCTGCCTCGATTACGACCGTTTTCACATATGCTTTGATTCCAATCGCGATTTCAGCTGTTGTTATATTGTTTATGGGTAATGAACGGGTAGAGACCTCAAAACAAAATATAAAATCAAAATAA
- a CDS encoding DUF1797 family protein, producing MNQQEVKNILLNLQNKQYIESDITHTFSENNSAVFSVKYLKNDQSFEVIQIETNSLQRFDNVDSAVHCINNLIAK from the coding sequence ATGAACCAACAAGAAGTGAAAAACATACTCTTGAATTTGCAGAACAAACAGTATATCGAATCAGATATTACACACACCTTTAGTGAGAACAACTCGGCTGTTTTTTCTGTTAAGTATTTAAAGAACGATCAATCGTTCGAAGTGATCCAGATTGAAACAAACTCCCTTCAACGGTTTGATAACGTCGACTCAGCTGTTCATTGTATTAACAACTTAATCGCTAAATAG
- a CDS encoding GNAT family N-acetyltransferase, whose amino-acid sequence MEDVAFASYIEKKHFEPIQELNKQEGWTQLVERYKETKQAWSRSTIAYVMLKNEEVIGYVRGLTDEHVTLYICEMLISKPYRGLGLGGKLLNIIQAKYPTARMEMVASRISHTFYEGQNFRPFYGYRRTYEECKS is encoded by the coding sequence GTGGAGGATGTAGCATTTGCTTCTTATATAGAAAAGAAGCATTTTGAGCCGATTCAAGAACTAAACAAACAAGAAGGTTGGACACAATTAGTTGAAAGGTACAAAGAAACAAAACAAGCATGGAGTAGATCTACTATAGCCTATGTCATGTTAAAGAACGAAGAGGTAATAGGTTATGTACGAGGGCTAACAGATGAACACGTAACGCTCTATATATGCGAGATGCTGATCTCAAAGCCTTATCGAGGACTAGGATTAGGTGGAAAGCTGTTGAACATCATTCAAGCGAAGTATCCAACAGCACGTATGGAGATGGTTGCATCACGTATATCGCACACTTTTTATGAAGGGCAAAATTTTAGACCTTTTTACGGATATCGAAGAACGTATGAAGAATGTAAATCTTAG
- a CDS encoding gamma-glutamyl-gamma-aminobutyrate hydrolase family protein: protein MTQKPLIGLTSTIMSINTIETHNENVDTIVVYNKFAETVRDAGGIPIVIPMGKPEEAEYYAELCDGLIFTGGEDISSITYNEEPHPKVKKVNKHRDDFEIELVKKARENEKAILAMCRGYHLLNVSYGGTIIQDVESEFSDSINHFQSSATRTEPSHTVRIEEDSKLYKIVGEKEVAVNSFHHQAIGKVGKGLRVAARASDGVIEALELEDQNKTFLLGTQWHPEELRHENENMMAIITTFIKEAKKNKE from the coding sequence ATGACTCAAAAGCCATTAATTGGATTAACAAGTACGATCATGTCAATCAATACGATTGAAACTCATAATGAAAACGTTGATACGATCGTTGTTTATAATAAATTTGCAGAAACCGTTAGAGATGCAGGAGGAATACCTATTGTCATTCCAATGGGTAAGCCTGAAGAAGCTGAATATTATGCAGAATTGTGTGATGGATTAATCTTTACAGGTGGAGAAGACATTAGCTCCATCACTTATAATGAAGAACCTCACCCAAAGGTGAAAAAGGTGAACAAACACCGTGATGACTTTGAGATTGAATTAGTGAAAAAAGCACGTGAGAACGAAAAAGCCATTCTAGCTATGTGTCGAGGCTATCATTTATTAAATGTTAGTTATGGAGGTACAATCATACAGGATGTGGAGAGTGAGTTTTCAGATAGTATTAATCACTTCCAATCTTCTGCAACACGAACAGAACCTTCTCACACCGTTCGCATTGAAGAAGATAGTAAACTTTATAAGATTGTTGGGGAAAAGGAAGTTGCCGTAAACAGCTTTCATCACCAAGCAATAGGAAAAGTAGGTAAAGGACTCCGAGTAGCAGCACGAGCATCTGACGGTGTAATCGAGGCATTAGAATTAGAAGATCAGAATAAAACATTCTTGCTTGGAACACAGTGGCATCCAGAAGAATTGAGACATGAAAATGAGAATATGATGGCGATTATTACAACATTTATTAAAGAAGCGAAGAAAAATAAGGAATAG
- a CDS encoding OsmC family protein, whose translation MAQHVFHLNAHWPGGRNATGTIETQNLKTQVSIPPEMDGPGIGTNPDEMLLGAAATCYIITLAAMMERSKIEKIDLTMESEGYVDVTNGVITYQKIIHRPVVTIKHDPSKDISTLLQKLAIKAEHSCMISRALKGNVEIDAILTIKKG comes from the coding sequence ATGGCACAACATGTTTTTCATCTAAATGCCCATTGGCCAGGTGGAAGAAATGCTACTGGAACGATAGAAACACAGAATTTAAAAACACAGGTATCCATTCCCCCTGAGATGGATGGACCTGGAATTGGTACGAATCCCGATGAGATGTTGTTAGGAGCAGCAGCAACTTGTTATATCATCACACTCGCTGCCATGATGGAACGAAGTAAGATAGAGAAGATAGATTTAACGATGGAATCTGAAGGATATGTTGATGTTACAAATGGAGTGATTACATATCAGAAAATCATTCATCGACCGGTCGTCACGATCAAACATGACCCGTCAAAAGATATTTCGACACTGCTTCAAAAACTCGCCATTAAAGCTGAGCATTCGTGTATGATTTCACGAGCATTGAAAGGTAATGTCGAAATAGATGCGATTTTGACGATAAAAAAAGGATAA
- a CDS encoding MBL fold metallo-hydrolase has translation MQTLEKLTERFWYQTPVSETDRPILGAVVGNEMTLMIDGGNSENHAAYFLDELSKKGIREPDLVVITHWHWDHIFGLPALNIPSISSAETKIKMQELLPFSWSDEALDERVKQGIEIEFCAEAIKKEFPDHRNINIKLPTITFHEKLEIDLGGVTCILEHVGGDHTTDSIIVYIKEEKVLFLSDCLYANMYAPKNNYTVDRSLNLLDQLQSFDADFYIFSHWKAATKQEFQTETSMLRRFANLTKEFEGNQQAIEEEYKVQVKRELTEDERETLQFFVNGFSLNIHK, from the coding sequence TTGCAGACATTAGAAAAACTAACAGAGCGTTTTTGGTATCAAACACCTGTTTCAGAGACAGATCGTCCTATTTTAGGAGCTGTTGTAGGAAACGAAATGACTTTGATGATTGATGGAGGCAACTCAGAGAATCACGCAGCGTATTTTTTAGATGAGTTAAGTAAAAAGGGTATTCGAGAACCAGATCTAGTGGTTATCACACACTGGCATTGGGATCATATTTTTGGATTGCCAGCATTAAACATTCCTTCAATTTCTTCAGCAGAAACAAAAATAAAAATGCAGGAACTCCTTCCTTTCTCTTGGAGTGATGAAGCTCTAGATGAGAGAGTCAAACAAGGTATTGAAATCGAATTTTGTGCAGAAGCGATAAAAAAAGAATTTCCAGATCACCGCAACATTAACATAAAGCTACCAACGATTACGTTTCATGAAAAGTTGGAGATCGATCTAGGTGGAGTAACGTGTATTCTTGAACATGTTGGAGGAGACCATACAACAGATTCGATCATTGTTTACATAAAGGAAGAAAAGGTTTTATTTTTATCGGATTGTCTCTACGCAAATATGTACGCACCTAAAAATAACTATACGGTGGATCGATCCCTGAATCTGTTAGATCAACTTCAATCCTTTGACGCAGATTTTTATATTTTTTCTCATTGGAAGGCTGCGACAAAACAAGAGTTTCAAACTGAAACATCCATGTTAAGAAGATTCGCGAACCTTACAAAAGAATTTGAAGGTAATCAACAAGCTATTGAAGAAGAATATAAAGTCCAAGTCAAACGGGAGCTAACTGAGGATGAACGTGAGACCTTACAGTTTTTTGTTAACGGTTTCAGCCTCAACATACATAAATAG
- a CDS encoding M3 family oligoendopeptidase — translation MSEQKINELKEEFENLVSVTITSIDDLMNFLNQQKSVYEKVEEEMLRHYIAFQCQSNNDEIKQQFEFNQQHIKPMLKKYQSILDEKVLESPYMAELQDDVFGEYKKKLRTQFALFQEANLEIEKQEDALTNQYFEVTGSLSSNWEGKEVTISELFVHIRDSKRDIREKAMKALYEPILKEEEKLQSILDELIQLRVKKAANAGLDGFNDYMFKKYYRFDYTPEDCKELAESIREHVLPITIQLQKEHKAEIGVDVYKPWDVQAEAIGRKPLRPVSSDVELINKSAKVLSELDVTFGSLVHEMNEKKLFDLTSRKGKAQGGFCESLPETGLPFIFMNMSNTDSDLVVFMHEMGHAIHDLLKSDQELYAYKQIPMESAELASMSMELFTMDRWNEFYKTEEELNRAKKDQLKGALMSLPYIMVIDQFQHWLYQHPNHTWEERTKKFGELKDRYDASIVDWKGYEEWKVKGWFYTLHIYEVPFYFVEYAISQLGAIQLYKNYKEDPEGTINKYKEALKLGSSKSLPEVYKTAGIELDFSSNKIAELMEFVAKELDLLSVSK, via the coding sequence ATGAGCGAGCAGAAAATAAATGAACTAAAAGAAGAGTTTGAGAATCTTGTAAGCGTAACCATAACTTCCATAGATGATCTCATGAATTTTTTAAATCAGCAAAAAAGTGTTTACGAAAAAGTAGAAGAAGAGATGCTTAGACATTATATTGCATTCCAATGCCAAAGTAATAACGACGAAATTAAGCAACAGTTTGAATTTAATCAGCAGCACATAAAGCCGATGTTGAAAAAGTACCAATCGATACTGGATGAGAAAGTACTAGAATCACCTTATATGGCAGAACTGCAAGACGATGTTTTTGGAGAATATAAAAAGAAGCTGAGAACGCAATTTGCTCTTTTTCAAGAAGCCAACTTAGAAATAGAAAAACAAGAAGATGCTCTCACGAATCAATACTTTGAGGTCACTGGCAGTCTCTCTTCAAATTGGGAGGGAAAAGAAGTAACGATTAGTGAACTTTTTGTTCATATCAGAGATTCTAAGCGTGACATAAGAGAAAAAGCGATGAAAGCATTGTACGAGCCCATCTTGAAAGAAGAAGAGAAACTACAAAGTATTCTTGACGAGTTGATTCAATTACGAGTGAAAAAAGCAGCGAACGCGGGTTTAGATGGTTTTAACGATTATATGTTCAAAAAATATTATAGATTTGACTATACGCCAGAGGATTGTAAGGAACTCGCTGAATCCATAAGAGAACATGTTCTTCCGATCACCATACAACTTCAAAAAGAGCATAAAGCTGAAATCGGAGTTGATGTTTATAAGCCATGGGATGTTCAAGCGGAAGCAATCGGTCGAAAACCTTTACGACCGGTAAGTTCTGATGTGGAGCTGATCAATAAATCAGCGAAAGTTTTAAGCGAACTGGATGTTACATTTGGTTCACTTGTCCATGAAATGAATGAGAAGAAACTTTTTGATTTAACGAGCAGAAAAGGAAAAGCACAGGGGGGATTCTGTGAATCACTACCTGAAACTGGGCTTCCGTTTATCTTTATGAATATGTCTAACACGGATAGTGACCTAGTTGTTTTTATGCATGAGATGGGGCATGCGATTCACGATTTATTGAAGAGTGATCAAGAATTATATGCTTATAAACAAATTCCAATGGAGTCCGCCGAGCTAGCTAGTATGAGTATGGAGCTTTTCACGATGGACCGTTGGAATGAGTTCTACAAGACAGAAGAAGAACTAAATCGAGCGAAGAAAGATCAGCTAAAAGGGGCTTTGATGAGTCTTCCATATATTATGGTCATTGATCAATTTCAGCACTGGTTGTACCAACATCCTAATCATACGTGGGAAGAACGGACGAAGAAGTTTGGAGAATTGAAAGATCGCTATGATGCTTCAATCGTAGATTGGAAAGGGTATGAAGAATGGAAAGTAAAAGGGTGGTTCTATACCCTTCATATATATGAAGTTCCTTTTTATTTTGTTGAGTATGCGATTTCGCAACTTGGTGCTATTCAATTGTACAAAAATTATAAAGAAGATCCAGAGGGAACAATCAACAAATATAAAGAAGCACTGAAACTTGGAAGCTCTAAGTCACTTCCAGAAGTTTATAAAACAGCAGGTATCGAATTGGATTTTTCATCTAATAAAATTGCTGAACTTATGGAGTTTGTTGCAAAAGAATTAGATCTACTATCCGTCAGTAAATAA
- a CDS encoding peptidoglycan-binding domain-containing protein, translating to MYWQKNAKNISKYVSAFVLALALLLGTSNAASAVGKNAKGPDVYAIQSMLKSLGSYSGKINGYYNASTVKGVKYFQKSHGLPVTGSVDARTYQSILYAYSSLKLPKVRQGGGAGQGGGAGQGGGAGQGGGAGQGGGAGQGGGAGQGGGAGQGGGAGQGGGAGQGGGAGQGGGAGQGGGAGQGGGAGQGGGAGQIEQGEGQQQEQQQGEQEKGQEQQVPKQMEEKGETPQAPEAPKQDMQQKDSKPSPSVQPGKSGPSPGMKDNGKD from the coding sequence ATGTATTGGCAAAAAAATGCAAAGAATATTTCAAAATATGTGAGTGCCTTTGTTCTGGCATTAGCTCTACTATTAGGTACTTCAAACGCAGCTTCTGCAGTTGGGAAGAATGCAAAAGGTCCAGATGTATACGCGATTCAATCCATGCTTAAGTCCTTAGGCAGTTATTCTGGAAAAATAAATGGTTACTATAACGCATCTACAGTGAAGGGTGTAAAGTATTTTCAAAAGAGTCATGGACTACCTGTGACAGGATCAGTTGACGCTCGTACGTATCAATCAATTCTTTACGCTTACTCTTCTTTAAAATTACCTAAAGTTCGTCAAGGCGGCGGAGCAGGTCAAGGTGGCGGAGCAGGCCAAGGCGGCGGAGCAGGTCAAGGCGGCGGAGCAGGTCAAGGCGGCGGAGCAGGTCAAGGTGGCGGAGCAGGCCAAGGCGGCGGAGCAGGTCAAGGCGGCGGAGCAGGTCAAGGCGGCGGAGCAGGTCAAGGCGGCGGAGCAGGTCAAGGCGGCGGAGCAGGCCAAGGCGGCGGAGCAGGTCAAGGCGGCGGAGCAGGCCAAGGTGGCGGAGCAGGCCAAATTGAACAAGGTGAAGGTCAGCAACAGGAACAGCAACAAGGTGAGCAAGAAAAGGGCCAAGAGCAGCAAGTTCCAAAGCAGATGGAAGAAAAAGGTGAGACTCCTCAAGCACCTGAAGCACCTAAACAAGATATGCAACAAAAAGATTCAAAACCAAGTCCAAGTGTTCAACCTGGGAAAAGCGGTCCATCACCAGGAATGAAAGATAATGGAAAAGACTGA